The stretch of DNA TCCTCCAGAAGGAGCATGTTCTTGCCGAATTCGCCCACCCCGCCGAGGAAGGTGAGCGCGACACCGCCCGAGGGCAACTCACGCTCGAGGGTTTTCCTGCGTTCTTCCAGCTCACCGGTGGTGCGAATCGTATCCAAGCTTACCCCTTGCGGTAAACGGCAAGAGCCGTCCAGGCGCTCCGTGCGGCCCAACGGCCGCGGCGGAAGAGCCAATCGTCGAAGCGTGAGAGGAGCCCGGCCAGGCCCCGGGTGAGGCCGCTCGTTCCGAACAGGCGCTCCGCGAACACCGGCAGCGCCGCCGTCAGGTACCATGGGGCGACGTCGGTCCCGCCCCCGAGGCCCAGCCCCTCCAGCTCCTCCAGGGAGGGGTAACGGGCGAGACCCCGCCGCCGGGTGAGGAGGGCGCGGTACACGCGCAGGACGGGGTGCCGGTCCAGCGGCTCAAGGAAGACCGCCGCCCCGCCGGGTTCCAGGACACGCCCAATCTCGGCGAAGGCTCTCCCCCGGTCAAGATGCAGAAGAATCGAGTTGCCGTATACCAGGGAGAAGACGCCGTCGGTGAAGGGCAGCCGCTCGGCGTCGGCCAGCAGGACCGCCGCCCCTGGGGCGATGGACCGCGCGGCGTCCAGCCGTCGGGATGAGAGGTCTATCCCCACCGTTGAGGCGCCCTCCCCCGCCAGGTACGCCATCTCCCCGCCATGACCACAGCCGAGCTCCAGCACGCGCAGTCCCCGGATCTCCCCCAGCGCCTCCCGCCACCGACGGCGCAGGTCGGCCACGGCGACGGACCTTCCCGCGGGCTCGCCGAGAGCCAGACTGGTGAGGCGTCCGGGTCCGCGATCCGCCTCGAAGAGACGGCGCAGCTCGCCGATTCTCCCCTCAGCGTTCAAGGCCTCTCCACCGATACCGGGCGAGGCAGACCCAGGCGTGTCTCCGCGCCCAGAGACTTTTGGCGAAGAGCAGGGCGTCCAGGTGGTTGAGGAGCCGCGCCAGGCCCCGCCAGAGGGCGCCCGCGATACCCAGGGCGGCCAGGGGCAAGAGGACGGCCGAGGTGAGTCCGAACGGGTGCAGCTCGTATCCGCCCCCCAGGAGGTCGGCGTCCATTTCGGTGTAATCGAGATAGGACACGACGCCCTCTCGGTTCTTCAGGCACCGGCGGTAGAGCTTCAGGAGAGGATGTCGGTCCAGCGGCTCGATTAAAATCATCCGCCCGCCGGGCCGGAGAACCCTCTGAACCTCGGCGAGGGCTCGACCGCGGTTCAGGTGAATCAGGACGGCGTTGCCGTAAACGATATCGAAGACGCGGCCATCCCACCGCCCGGGCGCCTGTCAGGGTGAATTCGATCAGCTCCTCGCCGTAGCCCGTGCCCATCTCGAGCAGCCTCTTACCGGCGATTCCGCCCAGCATCGCGTCCCGGATCCACTCCAGCTCCAGGACCACTCGACGCAAGGCCAGTCCCCGCCCTTTGGCCAACCGCTCCAGGTCCCCGTCCGGCAATCTCTCCCGGGTGAAGAACTCCTTGACCTTCTCACGGTCGAGGGGCCGTATCAACACAGACCCCCGTGCGAGCTGGGGACGGTCTCCCACGCGGCCTGGCTCCCCCGGAACACCGACCGGCAGATGCCGAGGACCGACGCCGTGTTCACCATGACGAAGTGGCCGGGAAGGGCCAGGAGTCGGCCAGGCAAGGATTTCGGCCGCCAGCCGAGGGCCATCGCCCCCCAGGCGGCCCCGCCCCAGACGAGTCCCCCGCCCAGGACCAGCGCCGCGGCCAGCATAGCCGTGTCGCCGGAGAGCGCCGGTGGAATCGCCAGCCCCAGGGCGGCGAGGTAAAAGAAGGGCACCAGCCAGCGCAGGAATTTGTGGAAGAGGAGCCGTAGCCCCACCGACGGCCGACGCCAACAGCCCCCGAGGTAGAAGTAGCCGCCGAAGTCGTGGGCGATCATCCGCACCTTGCGCCGGAACTCCTCGCCCGCGTCCACCGCGGTGTGCTCCCAGGCCACCGCCTCGGGCACCCAGNNNNNNNNNNNNNNNNCAGGCGACCTGGCGCCCCCCGACGGCAATCGCGAGCGGGACGATTGAGTCGTCGGCGCGGTGGGCCGGCACGTCGGGGATCAGCTCCCGCCGGGCGGCGTAAATCGTGCCCGCCCCCATCAGCATCGTGCCGGAGAGCGATTCGGCAGCCTTGATGGCGTCCTCGTAGCGCCAGTACAGCCCCTCGCCGGCGGCGGTGCCGGACCGCTCCGTCCCGAGCAGGCGCAGGCGGCCGCAGGCGGCGCCTACCCGGGGGTCGGCGAAGACGGCGGCCAGCCTCCGCAGGGCGTCCGGCTCGTAGCGCGAGTTGGCGTCGGAAAAGCAGATAATTTCGGCGTCCCCGGCGGAGGCTATCCCCAGCTTCAGCGCGTTGACCTTCCCCTCCCGCCTCTCCTGGCGGATGAGGCGCA from bacterium encodes:
- a CDS encoding class I SAM-dependent methyltransferase, translated to MNAEGRIGELRRLFEADRGPGRLTSLALGEPAGRSVAVADLRRRWREALGEIRGLRVLELGCGHGGEMAYLAGEGASTVGIDLSSRRLDAARSIAPGAAVLLADAERLPFTDGVFSLVYGNSILLHLDRGRAFAEIGRVLEPGGAAVFLEPLDRHPVLRVYRALLTRRRGLARYPSLEELEGLGLGGGTDVAPWYLTAALPVFAERLFGTSGLTRGLAGLLSRFDDWLFRRGRWAARSAWTALAVYRKG
- a CDS encoding glycosyltransferase; its protein translation is MTAAVWSLLGLIAFVYLGYPLLIGLVGLVRRKRPRADTGDLPPLALLIPAHNEATVIADKLANALESDYPPDRLRIYVISDASDDGTDATVESLGDPRVRLIRQERREGKVNALKLGIASAGDAEIICFSDANSRYEPDALRRLAAVFADPRVGAACGRLRLLGTERSGTAAGEGLYWRYEDAIKAAESLSGTMLMGAGTIYAARRELIPDVPAHRADDSIVPLAIAVGGRQVA